A genomic stretch from Deltaproteobacteria bacterium HGW-Deltaproteobacteria-2 includes:
- a CDS encoding DUF493 domain-containing protein, with amino-acid sequence MPDSEKRRVQLKYPCLWVYKIIGPDADEMRQAVSEIILDRAYKIFHSRSSTAAKYHCLNVELLVESESHRTAIYEALKAHRAVKIIL; translated from the coding sequence GTGCCGGATAGCGAAAAGCGAAGGGTTCAGTTGAAGTACCCCTGCCTTTGGGTTTACAAGATCATCGGTCCCGATGCGGATGAAATGCGGCAGGCAGTATCGGAAATCATCCTTGACCGCGCCTATAAAATTTTTCATTCACGCAGCAGCACGGCGGCAAAATATCACTGCCTGAACGTTGAGTTATTAGTAGAAAGCGAATCTCACCGAACAGCCATTTATGAAGCCCTGAAAGCCCACCGGGCCGTAAAGATTATCTTATAG
- a CDS encoding co-chaperone GroES — translation MKSMKIRPLQDRIIVKRLEEEHKTKGGIIIPDTAKEKPIEGKVVAVGKGKAADDGKLIKPEVSVGDKVLFSKYGGTEVKIDGEEYLIMREEDILGIIEK, via the coding sequence ATAAAGAGTATGAAAATCAGACCTTTACAGGATAGAATCATTGTAAAACGTTTGGAAGAAGAACACAAAACAAAAGGGGGAATAATCATCCCTGACACAGCCAAAGAAAAACCAATCGAAGGAAAAGTCGTTGCCGTGGGCAAGGGCAAAGCTGCCGATGATGGCAAACTTATCAAACCCGAAGTCAGCGTGGGAGATAAAGTCCTTTTCAGCAAATACGGTGGAACGGAAGTCAAGATCGACGGCGAAGAATACCTGATCATGAGAGAAGAAGACATTCTCGGCATTATTGAAAAATAA
- the groL gene encoding chaperonin GroEL has protein sequence MGAKILLYDEEARKSMLKGVNTLADAVKVTLGPKGRNVIIDKSYGSPTVTKDGVTVAKEIELEDKFENMGAQMVKEVASKTSDVAGDGTTTATLLAQAIYREGVKAVAAGSNPMDIKRGIDKAVDAVVKELSKMSKPTKDQKEIAQVGTISANNDETIGNIIAGAMDKVGKEGVITVEEAKGLETELEIVEGMQFDRGYLSPYFVTNADKMLVALEDVLILIYEKKISGMKDLLPILEQIAKMGRPLLIIAEDIEGEALATLVVNKIRGTIHVAAVKAPGFGDRRKAMLEDIAILTGGKMISEDMGYKLENVKIEDLGRAKKITVDKDNTTIIDGAGKKADLEGRVKQIRAQIEETTSDYDREKLQERLAKLVGGVAVIKVGAATETEMKEKKARVEDALHATRAAVEEGIVPGGGVAYLRTLPVLAKMVLEGDEQIGVNIIKKAIEEPIKMIACNAGLEGSIVVEKVKEKKGAFGFNARTDVYEDMIAAGVIDPTKVTRFALQNAASVAALLLTTQCMIADKPEEKGAGGGMPGMPPGGGYPGMGM, from the coding sequence ATGGGAGCGAAAATACTTCTTTATGATGAAGAAGCAAGAAAATCTATGCTGAAGGGCGTCAACACTCTGGCCGACGCTGTAAAAGTAACCCTCGGCCCCAAAGGCCGCAATGTTATTATTGATAAAAGTTATGGTTCACCCACCGTCACCAAAGACGGCGTTACCGTGGCCAAAGAAATCGAACTGGAAGATAAATTTGAAAATATGGGCGCGCAGATGGTCAAGGAAGTCGCCAGCAAAACAAGCGACGTCGCCGGTGACGGCACCACCACGGCGACCCTCCTGGCACAGGCCATTTATCGCGAAGGCGTTAAAGCCGTCGCGGCAGGCAGTAACCCGATGGATATCAAACGTGGTATTGATAAGGCTGTCGATGCTGTTGTCAAAGAACTCAGCAAGATGAGCAAACCCACCAAGGATCAGAAAGAAATCGCCCAGGTCGGCACCATTTCCGCCAACAACGATGAAACCATCGGCAATATCATCGCCGGTGCCATGGATAAAGTCGGCAAAGAAGGCGTCATTACCGTTGAAGAAGCCAAAGGTCTGGAAACAGAACTGGAAATCGTCGAAGGCATGCAGTTTGACCGCGGTTATCTTTCTCCTTACTTTGTCACCAACGCCGACAAGATGCTTGTTGCTCTGGAAGACGTTTTAATTCTGATTTACGAAAAGAAAATCAGCGGCATGAAAGATTTACTGCCTATTCTCGAACAAATCGCCAAAATGGGACGTCCTTTGCTGATTATTGCTGAAGATATCGAAGGCGAAGCGCTGGCAACACTGGTCGTCAACAAGATTCGTGGCACCATTCATGTGGCCGCGGTTAAGGCTCCCGGCTTCGGCGACCGTCGCAAGGCCATGCTCGAAGACATCGCCATCCTCACCGGCGGCAAGATGATTTCCGAAGACATGGGTTACAAACTCGAAAACGTAAAAATAGAAGATTTGGGACGCGCCAAGAAAATTACCGTTGATAAAGACAATACAACCATTATCGATGGCGCCGGGAAAAAAGCTGACCTGGAAGGCCGCGTCAAACAAATCCGCGCTCAGATCGAAGAGACCACCTCTGATTACGACAGAGAAAAACTTCAGGAAAGACTGGCCAAACTGGTCGGCGGTGTGGCCGTAATCAAAGTCGGCGCTGCAACGGAAACAGAAATGAAGGAAAAGAAAGCGCGCGTTGAAGATGCTCTGCATGCCACCCGCGCGGCAGTAGAAGAAGGTATTGTTCCCGGCGGCGGTGTTGCTTATCTGCGCACTCTGCCCGTTTTAGCTAAAATGGTTCTGGAAGGCGATGAACAGATCGGCGTCAACATTATCAAGAAAGCGATTGAAGAACCTATCAAGATGATCGCCTGCAATGCCGGCCTTGAAGGCAGCATTGTGGTTGAAAAAGTAAAAGAGAAGAAAGGCGCCTTTGGTTTCAATGCCCGTACCGATGTGTATGAAGACATGATCGCGGCCGGTGTTATTGATCCTACCAAGGTTACCCGTTTTGCTCTGCAGAATGCGGCCTCGGTTGCGGCTTTACTACTTACCACTCAGTGCATGATTGCTGATAAGCCCGAAGAGAAGGGCGCAGGTGGTGGAATGCCCGGTATGCCTCCAGGTGGTGGATATCCAGGAATGGGCATGTAA